The segment GACATCTCTAATTTAGATAAAAAAGAGATTAATGATGAAATTACAGGATTGAAAATGAGAAAGTCTGCTAAAGAGAAGAAGATCAGCAATATTGAAAATGGAGGTGAGATCGCTAAGAAGAAAAAGGAACTTGCAGAACTCCAATGTGAACTTATGGAGATTAAGAGCAACCATAGAAGTAGTTTTGATGATGAGATCGAACAGAATAGAGCAATTTTAGAAGAGTTAAGGGATAAATATCGTTCTGTTAATTCTGGTATTAAAGATAAAGAGCAAGAGATTAAGACTGGCAAACAGAGAATAGAGAAGATAGATAAAGAAATATCTAAACTTCGTACTAAATGGCATGAGGTTAATAAAAAAGAACTAAAATTTGAGCAAGAAGATGTTTGTCCTACATGTGGGCAAGATGTTCCTCAAGAGCAATTGGAAGAGACTAGAGAGAAAGCAATCAAAGAATTCAATCTAGATAAGTCTAATCAACTAGCAGAAATAAATTCAGATGGCAAGAGCAAGGCTGAATATAAAGAGATTGTAGCAGAAAAGAATGAAAATCTTAAAGCTGATATTAAAGATTTAGAATCTAAAGCTGAAAAGTACCAGGAAGAAGCAGAGAAGATTCAAGCTAAACTTATCGATTTAAAAGCAAAAGCTAAAGCAGTAACTGAATCAGAAGACTATCAATCTAAGCTAGAAGAAAAAGAGAAGCTTGAAGAGGAAATCAAACAGCTCCAGGAAGATAAATCACAGTCTATAGATGAAGTTAAAGAACAGATCTATCTATTAGAAAAAGAGATCGAATCCAATGAAAGAAAGCTATCTCAAATCGAGCAGTATGAAAAAGGCCAAGAGAGGATCCAGGAGCTTGCAGATCAAGAGAAAAAATTAGCCAAAGAGTTTAGCAAGCTTGAAAGAGAATTATTCTTAGTTGAAGAGTTTATTAGGACTAAGGTTGAGCTGTTGGACAAGAAGGTTAATTCTAAATTTAAATATGCCAAGTTTAAGTTATTCGAGGAGCAGGTAAATGGTGGAGTTAAGCCAACTTGCGAGACGTTATTTGGAGGAGTGCCTTATGGCTCATCACTTAATAGTGCAGCTAAGATAAAAGTTGGTTTAGATATAATCAATACTTTGAGTGAACATTACAAATTTAAAGCACCTGTTTTTATTGATAACACTGAAAGTATCAGCGAATTTACAAAGCCAGGAGGTAAAGTTAATTCTAAGAGCCAAGTAGTGACTTTAATCGTTAACGAGCGAGTCAGTGAATTAGTTACCCTCAAGGAGGGAGAGGTGGATATAGATAAGTTTATAAAGCTATTTGGAATCGAGGGAGCAATAGAAAGGCTATTTAAATTAGGAGAAGATGAATTAGTGTTAAAAAGCTTTAGTGCCGATTTAATAAAAGAGTTAGGTGTAAAATGGAAACAAATGAAGGAGGTGGTTTAAATGGTTAGACTTAAGTTTGGGGAGATTTATGGGGTAAAAGGAACTTATGCTAAGTATTGGGGTGTGCAAGGTGATTATCACCAGTTTGTAGATGGAGAAGATTTATATGATATTCATAAAAATAAACTTAAGGAGGAATTAGATAATGAGTAATAATGAATTAGCAGTAGTAGGTCAAAAGATTGTGGATAAGGTTTCTAGTAGGGTGCAGGACTTGCAACAAAAAGGAGATTTAGTATTACCTAAAGATTATTCAGCAGCTAATGCACTGAGGTCAGCGTGGTTGGAATTGCAGGATACAAAAACCAAAAACAAAAAACCAGTTTTGAGTGCATGTAGTCAAAATAGCATAATGAACACTTTGTTAGAAATGGTTACAAAAGGACTTAA is part of the Orenia marismortui DSM 5156 genome and harbors:
- a CDS encoding ATP-binding protein, with translation MKEIRLASLKLKNFKGIKDFEILDFSKNTKILGDNGTGKTSLFDAFSWLLFDKDSQGNSTQSFDIKTLDEEGNVIHGLEHEVEGVLQINEKKLTLRKTYYEKWTKQRGSAEKKFTGHTTDYFLNEVPVKKSEYDARINEIVDEDIFKLLTNPAHFNEELHWKEQRKILFKIAGDVDSEEVIAAAEGLDDLQSILGGKKIEDHKKIIETNRKKINKELDKIPVRIDETKLGMPDISNLDKKEINDEITGLKMRKSAKEKKISNIENGGEIAKKKKELAELQCELMEIKSNHRSSFDDEIEQNRAILEELRDKYRSVNSGIKDKEQEIKTGKQRIEKIDKEISKLRTKWHEVNKKELKFEQEDVCPTCGQDVPQEQLEETREKAIKEFNLDKSNQLAEINSDGKSKAEYKEIVAEKNENLKADIKDLESKAEKYQEEAEKIQAKLIDLKAKAKAVTESEDYQSKLEEKEKLEEEIKQLQEDKSQSIDEVKEQIYLLEKEIESNERKLSQIEQYEKGQERIQELADQEKKLAKEFSKLERELFLVEEFIRTKVELLDKKVNSKFKYAKFKLFEEQVNGGVKPTCETLFGGVPYGSSLNSAAKIKVGLDIINTLSEHYKFKAPVFIDNTESISEFTKPGGKVNSKSQVVTLIVNERVSELVTLKEGEVDIDKFIKLFGIEGAIERLFKLGEDELVLKSFSADLIKELGVKWKQMKEVV